ggtctcaaaagtcgaagaaaatattttctttaaacgagaccactcaaccggtctcaaaagttgaagaaaatattttcttcaaatgagaccactcaaccggtctcaaaagtcgaagaaaatattttcttcaaacgagaccactcaaccggtctcaaaagtcgaagaaaatattttcttcaaacgagaccactcaaccggtctcaaaagtcaaagaaaatattttcttcaattgagaccactcaaccaacctcaaaagtcaaagaaaatattttcttcaattgagaccactcaaccaacctcaaaagtcgaagaaaatattttcttcaattgagaccactcaaccggtctcaaaagtcaaagaaaatattttcttcaattgagaccactcaaccaacctcaaaagtcgaagaaaatattttcttcaaatgagaccactcaaccggtctcaaaagtcgaagaaaatattttctttaaacgagaccactcaaccggtctcaaaagtcgaagaaaatattttctttaaacgagaccactcaaccggtctcaaaagtcgaagaaaatattttcttcaaaagagaccactcaaccggtctcataagtcgaagaaaatattttcttcaaacgagaccactcaaccggtctcaaaagtcaaagaaaatattttcttcaattgagaccactcaaccaacctcaaaagtcaaagaaaatattttcttcaattgagaccactcaaccaacctcaaaagtcgaagaaaatattttcttcaattgagaccactcaaccggtctcaaaagtcaaagaaaatattttcttcaattgagaccactcaaccaacctcaaaagtcgaagaaaatattttctttaaacgagaccactcaaccggtctcaaaagtcgaagaaaatattttctttaaacgagaccactcaaccggtctcaaaagtcgaagaaaatattttctttaaacgagaccactcaaccggtctcaaaagtcgaagaaaatattttcttcaaaagagaccactcaaccggtctcataagtcgaagaaaatattttcttcaaatgagaccactcaaactggtctcaaaagtcaaagaaaaaaatttcttcaaaagagaccactcaaccggtctcaaaagtcaaagaaaaaaatttcttcaaaaaagaccactcaaccaacctcaaacgacaaagaaaatattttcgtcaaatgagaccactcaaccaacctcaaaagtcgaagaaaatattttctgcaaatgagaccactcaaccggtctcaaaagtcgaagaaagtattttcttcaaatgagaccactcaaccggtctcataagtcgaagaaaattttttctctaaatgagaccactcaaccaacctcaaacgtcgaagaaaatcttttcttcaaatgagaccactcaaccaacctcgAACGTCGAAGacaatattttcgtcaaatgagaccactcaaccaacctcaaaaggcaaagtaaatattttcttcaaatgagaccactcaaccggtctcaaaagtcgaagaaaatattttctttaaatgagaccactcaaccaacctcaaaaatcgaagaaaaaaatttctttaaaagagaccactcactCCATCTCATATGGTCTGAAAACTTATCCACAATGAGACTGCTCACTTAGTCTCGACAATTCTACCAAAGAATACTCGAaaagagactactcgttcGGACTCACGCGGTCTAAAAACTTATCCACAGTGAGACTGCTCACTTAGTCTCGACAATTCCTCCAAAGAATACTCGAaaagagactactcgttcaGACTCAGTAGATctcaaaaatgacaatttgTTCATCCAAAAGtttcatcacaaaaaataaataaatttgagacTGGATTGAGACTACCAACCATTTTTAGACCGAAATGAGACCGTTGAGAACACTTTTTTCGTGGTCTCATGAGACCGAAATTTTTACCCGGGCGTGTTCTTTGAAGTATGCAAGCTTGAGAGCTGCGTGAAGTATCGTCGCGATGAAAGGAATAATGCATTCAGTAACCTTGAGTTTATATTTGTCCAGTTTTATCAGCGCCCCTTCAGCAGCAGTGTGCCAGAATTCTTTAGTTTGAATTCTTCTACTGAGTCTCTAAGCCAGTTGAAAACGCAGATATATGAGTGAATGGTTGCATGGCGCTCCATGTTCATTAGTTTCGTAGCTCGGTCAAATTTTCCCAACAATTTTTCCACAACACTCAAGTACGACCACTCTTCGTCAGTCATTTGTAATGATGCCAGTGATGAGGTATGCGAGCACATGGCATGTAATGCTGTTCTAAGTTCTTTCGCCCGGATTATCATGTGATAGGTGGAGTTCCATCTATTCTTGACGTCAATAATGGGAACCCGGTATTCGATTTTGAACAGGCCTCaacatttctttaatttttggcGGAGTTGTACCGATCTACGAATTTTCTTGATGAGCGTTCGTAGTGTAATTATCGTTGATGTGTGATCAACTGTCATTTCCTCCTCAACTTCAATATCTTCCCCTAGATCTATATCATCTAGAACCttgaaaaagatgaaaattcgtggaatatTTACTTGTTCTTTTAGTTTTTAGTGTTTCCTCTTTTACCTCATTTTCAAACTCGAGGTCCTGTATATCAAGGTTGTCATCTTCTGGAACGGGGACTTTTAACAGAGCCACCTTCTATTAGATACCCGCGCAAACTTTCAAGTTCACCTAATACTTTTAAGGACCAATTTACACATTGACCTATGGTTTGCAATTATTTTACCAGAAATTTATTGTGGGAATAACTTCCTCCATTGTAATTAtaagtttattttttgaacatttaaaaattttgtaattcaTTTGTACTCTTTACTTAACACACCAGATGATATAAACTCATTTAGAGTATAGAACcgttacagtgaacgacatctcaaatgtctcactgtcaaatttttctgagaattttattgtgtcattgcaaattcacaatgacattctctgaaaaaaatgacagtgagacatttgagatgtcgttcactgtactgaTGTCACATATTTTTATTGTCCGCACTAGATGTTTAGATTGTCACTGGAGGTCGCAGGCATACATCGTATGCCTTATAAAGCGTTAATCACCGAGTTGgaacgaaatttcaatttttcgtcactgagttgagacaAGTAACTTATATAACAattaataataagaaaaacacTTTTCTTTAATCTTAGACATTTTGATGGATATTCTTTTCAATCGAAGCTCACttctaaaaaaatgtatttaacttaacaaaaaattagaaatcagTTCAGGTCAaaacaggtcaggttcaggtccaACCCGAAATAAcaaatcaggttcaggtcaggttcgggtcgaacccgaaatgagaaattcaggttcaggtcagattCAGGTCGAAccaattcaggttcaggtcaggttcgggtcgaaccCGAAATCGATATTTTAGGTTCAGGTCAGATTCGGGTCGAACCTGAAATAATAGttcgggttcaggtcaaaatcaggttcgggttccggtcagaccgaacccgacctgttccgagccttaattGGAGTGAAGAACGGACGAAATCGTCATGACTCCAGTATCCTTGGGAAACGATTGGAACATATTCTGCAGTAGCTGTTTTGAGATCTGTTCaacgaaaatatataaataggCAGCATGCCGAACATAGATCTGCTAAGACACATGAATTTGGTTGAACGTGACGTCATCTGGCAATGAGACTATGTTAACAACGATGCTTTTACCGACCTAACATTCATCGAGTCCACCAGGAACCAAATGCAATCGAAGCTGATAAAATTCTTTCGCAATATTTGGAATCAACATCGGTGACAATTGAGCCTCGCTGGTTCTCCAATCTAACAACAAAtctgctgaaaaaaaaaataattcaagaaCGGAATCggattttctattgtttttctACAGTATTTATGATGGTACTCCTAGAAGTATTCCAGTCCTCTGCATTCTGGTGAGCATAATAATTCTGGTCAAAATTACATCTGTTATccataacgacgacaaaaataatgacaaggtCTGGATAATATTGACCGTTATatggtaaaatgcatgttaaagaaattgaagtacaagatttgaaatcaaccgattaaatttattttgatcgatggaagtaatagacccgataattatactggtcatatgcttgccgactgtaacaggttaataaaGTCAAATATTAACATCAACTCAAACTGCTTGTTTCTATCGTCATTCTCCGATTGGAACAGGAAcgattcttttgttatttccagCGTTTGAAGATAGAGCAATAAAGTAACCAATAGAGATGCTCTTAGTAATCCTACttgtctttaaaaaaaactctaaatTACTTAATCAATAATAAACGGTCTTTTCTCAAGTCAATATCAACTGGGTTCCAAACTACAACAGGGTATAGGCTAGTAGAGTCCAGTAGAGTTTATTAAATGTTGTTATGTGGTATAGCGAAACATAGTGGCATAGCAAGACATAGTAGCAAAGCAGCGCAGTCTGGCACAATTGGCAATCGTTTTGACAGTTGCAAAGATTGGACGTGTTGTTTGTTGCTCTCTACATTTTGTGCCGGTGTCTGTggcgaaaattttcatataaaatgcgCTGCTGTTAGTAAACAGATGCTGAATTCAACAGCTCCCCAAACATCCACTGGCTCTGTCATGATTGCAACGAAGGGAAAAGAAACATTTCTGCCATGACAAATTCCGTCAATGAGTCGATCGCTCGTCTGGCTGGTTCGTTGTCAAGTGACTTGTTGAAATTCCTTGATGGTTTGAAACTTTTAATGGACAACATAATTGGAAAATTGGTTGGTACAATGTGCAACATTTGAAGCGACGGTCACTTGGTCGTTTCGCCTAAGGACGATTCTCGATCGGGCGAAGCCGAAAATGCTGCCATTCCCATACGACGTGATAAACGTGTCGATTCAACCCAGCCTAGTCTTGTTAACACCGTACATGGTCAATATCCGACAAAAAGTATTGGATCATTGGATCACCTCACGAACTATTTACATTGTCAATCGGGGATCAAGAAAGAACATATAAATTTGGTGTTGCTGCTACCCGCAGGAGGAACTATGAACGATGTCCACTTTCTCCAGTACAAGGTGACGATACCAGACGACAACTACGAATCGATTATGTCTTCAGATTTTTGGCCTAGGAATGTTCATTTGCGAGACTTTGTACATAAGCACTCCATAGACACTGCAGTACCAAAGGAAAGTTTCTCGTTTGACGGTTAGCGAAAGTGTTCATTATTcgagatttttgttttctatcgACGGTTTTCATTGATCTACAGTGTTAAGTTGGAACgattccaatttttatttgacttgATTGTGTATACATTGTCTTTTTTGTCATCATCTTTGGCTGTGCTTTGGTTAATCCTGTTCAAACGTTAATTGACATGATAtgtaaacatagctaacgccgacccgtacgaaacacctattcgtatcaaaagcctttaatgtgaaactcttcatttctcttacttcattttctcctctgctgaaaaactattctccctttaaaatcacttacattatccactctttgtcttgttatcatatacaactaaattgccagaggcaatatagacagccccgtacgaagacaaatttcataaattcctatttaaacagctatataccgctatatttacctatatttcactataaataaacatttcacagaggaatatgctattatatagctctatatgagtgtatatagctcaatatagctgtatataggtatatatagatgtccgtatatggaatctctgaaaccccacacacataacaaattatttccatgttaacagaaactctctaagtaccatttttcccaagatatttctattttactaaaatccaatatggccgccggcagccattttgttagaagaCCGGAAATAGTTCTGAcgatttacattcgttaatacctttcaaacaaaaaaaaattcatgaaattcggtcaaaatttactcgagatattgtcaaaatacaccacgttcactgtacgtacggccgagtagccagataagagctcactccaagagacctagctcacgctccggagaacataatttcaaaaacttttttttccctgattggtacggtcaatacctatctaataaagctaaaacagacgaaatacgttcaaatgtggccgacctacaagcaaaaactgcttgccgccctgtgcctgtttcacaccaaggggtctaactcacgagtcggtcatccgatttccataaactttttttttgtcgatcggtattgtaaataccttttatttgacgtatcacttacaagtttaacgtttaaatgtccggagatatcttcgaaaaaccgtaaagcacttattgggccacagctcgggaggggtcgatccaaaatcactcatcttcgaacttagcctgtcttttgacattaccaaacgggaaaaaaaagaattttcaaaatcggatgcgttttactcaagttatcgtgcagacagacagacggacagacggacagacggacatttttttttcgcggatttggcatctctagacaaccacaataggtttccccttactcagggagtccaattcgacgtgttacaaacgtatgcgtaaacccataagaccccagtacttcgtacgggtctaaaaatatgTTCTGTTTTTGTAATGGGCCAGTAACGATAACAAGGAagagagtggataatgtaagtgattttaaagggcttatagcttttcagcagagaacAGAATGAAATGAGATAGATGAAGAGTTCCACATTAAAGGGGTTTGAAACACggataggtgtttcgtacgggtcggcgttagcttatgtttttgtttgacACTTTCGCGACATCACTCTCAAAGTCATGTTTGATTACCATTAGTCAAGtgaaatttcttatttatttgattaagTGCTGCTGAATTCAAGTCAATTGTAAAATTACAAAGTAACATATCATACGATGCAACTAATCAATTGACTTAACTCACAGCTTtatatgaataataaaatgtgaattatatCGCAAATGCAAACACTGTGATCCACTGTCGGGAATTATTGTGTTCATTCTCTGTCTTGAATTCTACTAACAAAGTTTGCAATTCTGAGATCACATTTCCATTGAAAAAATGTTACCGTTGAAGTTAGTGATCGCGTTGGTGATTGGTGTGTTTCAGGTATTGGTTGGCATTAAAACTAATTCAAATGTCATTTCAATCAATGTTTCAGGTCTGCATAGCCAATGGAACTACAAGAGAACAGGACGTaacgaaattgttttcagCAGACGAATTGCAGCGTGCAAAGGCAGCCCAAATTTCCGATGTTTCGTTAATTGATGGGAAAGGTTATGGGCTCACAATCGAGGAAATTATCCGATTGCATCCACTAAAGAGTGTAAAAAGTGAACGCACCTTTAAGTTTTTGGTATGTTAGAGGATTAGCTCTTTCTCAATTGTAAAGGAGACTTCACAGTCAATCTAGATTCAGAGTCAGATTTTAGGTCTTTGTTTCTGCGATCTTGAAGAAGAAACGGGCATTAGATTTTATTAAATAGCCTcgctaaatttgaagtttttggacaaaatgatgtatggacgactcgttcattatcaaaaataaggggcttgtttgtattgaggctatttagatTTTATATGTTCAACTAATTCGCATAAATGGCCGTGATTTCCGTGATGACTGGGAAGGGAACAACGGATTAACAGATTTGAGTTTCGTGATATTTACTGATCGTCTCAGCTcgttaaattgtaaatttccGTTGAATTGACAGACGCATTTAAACAATAGAGTGCGTTCCATACGAAGTGTTGCCTATAATGTACGCTATAGACCTTTTAAGTTGATaaaaagactagatggtcCGGAGGAATGAATTGACAGCTGACAGCTGCAATCGGTTCGCTTTTAATTGATTGTGTTCactttcgttgaataaaagtgaACGATAGTGACCAAAAGCGAACCGATCACAGCTGTCAACTGTCAATTCATCCCTCCAGATCATCTAGTAAACGAAGACATAAAATTGGAGCATGAATCAATCATCACTCTATTTTGTCTCCGTTCACTTGACAGATGAGGTTAAACGATAGAAAAGATGAATTGTCTTCGTAATTGGAGGtgaagtaaaatgaaaacggAGACAGAACGGTCGACTGTGAATCCTACTCAACACTTTGCTCAGTTTCTGAACGATTTTGTTTTCAGGACAAAGTATGCAAAATTCTACTTCCTGGCCACCAAACAGTCACAAATTATTCACTTGAACATGAAATTCACTTGCACGTTTTGGCTGATTCGCAGAACTTGCCGCAACGCGAACTGTATACCTATGTTGTAATTAACTTACCGTTTTTGTACTCAAAACCATGAAGTATGACCAAACTAAGCATGTCATTTTCAGCGAAACACGATTTGCGCTTATCTAAGTGAACCAGATTTGTACGAAACAGAAGCGAACACATTCGGCTCAAAATTGAttccttacatgaaaattcgTTACTTGAAATTGAAAGCTCGAAACGGTACAGTGCCGGAACGAATCGAATTGGCGGTGAGTATTTATTGATAATGCAAATGTTCATCTGTCGAGTGTCACTAAataaatagtatatttcaacataccccaatacacagaAGATGTGTGTGCCCGAGCGGGTGaagcccaagcgaaaacacacatcgagcgggtattggggtattttgaacgttatttttctgtaatagtgagagtgtgttggtgcattccttcccaaccgtttCTTTCCTTCTCACccgtttactttccctaccaaccgattcatatcatagctcaccaatacactctcacgtatacagaaaaatcatttttaattttttgaaaattagaaacGAATGTGCTGCGTCTTGAACGGTGGAGATTTGGCcattttttcggttgaatcAACTGTCAGTTGCTTATCTGAGCCAGAATCGAATAGATTCGTTCAGTATTGGGCACAATTTAAATCAGCCGACACTTTCAAGTCATTGGTATTGTCATTGTCTCaagcaaaaattattttcctaaaattttaattgaaaaaaatctttttccagCAAAACCTTTGTGACTTCGTCCAAGCTCCTCCAGCCTACCAATGTCAAACAGATGATCGAAAACCTAATGGTATATAATCGGACGAGCTGTCAATTTCACACGTGTGCAGGCTAGACCCGTAGGTctttgtataaataaattttagtaatCTGGCAATATAGTTTTCTGAGTTCGAGTTCATGTACTTCGGAAATAACGGTCTTCCCTTTTCAacaaaacaaggcatcagaacagtcggagcgtttgctgcgacgtagccccgtacgacccgtaatcctatttcgtccgcaaccataatacgtccgtagccctaataagcccggaaccctaatacgtctacaaccctctaatgcgtctgttaacaaaatgcaagtcaagttgggcattgtcaaatttactgaaagtgttcatttttaaaattgcgcatagcgcaattacgaaagcccgtacgaagtacctctcaaataaaaccaacaatttacgacattattttagaagcccaaaattgtttgccaactttccattgggtattcaattacctctcaaatgaaacaaaaactagcaaaatcggttgagatttactggatttatgtgcaaaaagcacttagggccgagtagtggccttagtccaagggcccaaatttgaaacttttttcgccatcattctattcggcattcaattatctctcaaacgaaacaaaaactaacaaaatcggatgagatttactcgatttatgtgcaaaaaacacttagggccgagtagtggccttagtccaagggccctaatttgaaaattttttcgccacgttctattcggcattcaattatctctcaaacgaaacaaaaactaacaaaatcggatgagatttactcgatttatgtgcaaaaaacacttagggccgagtagcggccttagtccaaggacccaaatttaaaacttttttcgccatcattctaatcggcattcaattatctctcaattgaaacaaaaactagcaaaatcggttgagatttactggatttatgtgcaaaaagcacttagggccgagtagtggccttagtccaagggcccaaatttgaaacttttttcgccatcattctattcggcattcaattatctctcaaacgaaacaaaaactaacaaaatcggatgagatttactcgatttatgtgcaaaaaacacttagggccgagtagtggccttagtccaagggccctaatttgaaaattttttcgccacgttctattcggcattcaattatctctcaaacgaaacaaaaactaacaaaatcggatgagatttactcgatttatgtgcaaaaaacacttagggccgagtagcggccttagtccaaggacccaaatttaaaacttttttcgccatcattctaatcggcattcaattatctctcaattgaaacaaaaactagcaaaatcggatgagatttactcgatttatgtgcaaaaaacacttagggccgagtagcggccttagtccaagggcccaaatttgaaaattttttcgccacgttctattcggcattcaattatctctcaaacgaaacaaaaactaacaaaatcggatgagatttactcgatttatgtgcaaaaaacacttagggccgagtagtggccttagtccaagggccctaatttgaaaattttttcgccacgttctattcggcattcaattatctctcaaacgaaacaaaaactaacaaaatcggatgagatttactcgatttatgtgcaaaaaacacttagggccgagtagcggccttagtccaaggacccaaatttaaaacttttttcgccatcattctaatcggcattcaattatctctcaattgaaacaaaaactagcaaaatcggatgagatttactcgatttatgtgcaaaaaacacttagggccgagtagcggccttagtccaaggacccaaatttaaaacttttttcgccatcattctaatcggcattcaattatctctcaattgaaacaaaaactagcaaaatcggatgagatttactcgatttatgtgcaaaaaacacttagggccgagtagcggccttagtccaagggcccaaatttgaaaattttttcgccacgttctattcggcattcaattatctctcaaacgaa
The sequence above is a segment of the Bradysia coprophila strain Holo2 unplaced genomic scaffold, BU_Bcop_v1 contig_70, whole genome shotgun sequence genome. Coding sequences within it:
- the LOC119083841 gene encoding uncharacterized protein LOC119083841, translated to MLPLKLVIALVIGVFQVCIANGTTREQDVTKLFSADELQRAKAAQISDVSLIDGKGYGLTIEEIIRLHPLKSVKSERTFKFLDKVCKILLPGHQTVTNYSLEHEIHLHVLADSQNLPQRELYTYVRNTICAYLSEPDLYETEANTFGSKLIPYMKIRYLKLKARNGTVPERIELAKRMCCVLNGGDLAIFSVESTVSCLSEPESNRFVQYWAQFKSADTFKSLQNLCDFVQAPPAYQCQTDDRKPNGI